In Octopus bimaculoides isolate UCB-OBI-ISO-001 chromosome 14, ASM119413v2, whole genome shotgun sequence, the following are encoded in one genomic region:
- the LOC106872899 gene encoding gastrula zinc finger protein XlCGF57.1, whose amino-acid sequence MSSETFHNSRKEKEACYGFKTNMADKQFHSNMYDMQFPQSCGLQPAGSGPLNEKSFPWVSYSAASSKQPQFPMNGKSMPDIEHSHSKQQTAAPQHSPDVPPPQQQQHPSSQPQCPSSQPQCPSSQPQCPSSQPQCPSSQPQCPSSQPQHPTSQPQHQSKGASTTEKPFHCDLCESKFARRETLVSHRRTHTGEKPYTCEVCHKQFARRDTLQSHRRTHTGEKPFRCDFCREQFARRDTLQSHRRTHTGEKPFVCEICRRQFAQRDALQCHKRTHTGEKPFRCDLCVERFARRDTLLSHKRTHTGEKPYCCDVCPKRFAQRDTLQCHKRTHTGEKPFSCDHCPKSFSQRDTLQCHRRIHTGEKPFHCDLCGQRFARRDTLQCHRRTHTGEKPYHCDVCPKQFSQRDTLQCHKRTHTGEKPFHCDICGDQFARRDTLKCHMRRHTGERPFQCEVCAERFARKDTLCCHKRTHTCEKPFHCEYCIQQFARRDTLQTHTRTHTGEKPYQCGICGKQFARTDEFARHKRTHGTVPTTHNTVITPITTPPPPPPPPPITTTTTTTTTTTNQHQINRKHSHPHCSAATFMQNNFIRTPNCDNTNKRYTPVSNYMWQAVYI is encoded by the coding sequence ATGTCCTCTGAAACTTTTCATAATTCAAGGAAAGAGAAGGAAGCTTGTTATGGTTTCAAGACAAATATGGCTGATAAACAATTTCACAGTAATATGTATGACATGCAGTTTCCACAAAGCTGTGGACTACAACCTGCTGGATCAGGTCCATTAAATGAAAAATCATTTCCTTGGGTTAGTTATAGTGCAGCAAGCAGTAAGCAACCACAGTTTCCAATGAATGGTAAAAGTATGCCCGATATAGAGCATTCTCACagtaaacaacaaacagctgCTCCACAACATTCCCCTGacgtaccaccaccacaacaacaacaacatccatctTCTCAGCCACAATGTCCATCTTCTCAGCCACAATGTCCATCTTCTCAGCCACAATGTCCATCTTCTCAGCCACAATGTCCGTCTTCTCAGCCACAATGTCCATCCTCTCAACCACAACATCCAACTTCTCAACCGCAACATCAATCAAAAGGAGCTTCCACAACTgaaaaaccatttcattgtgatttGTGTGAAAGTAAATTTGCCAGGCGCGAAACACTCGTTTCTCATCGAAGAacccacactggagaaaaaccttacaCTTGTGAAGTCTGTCATAAGCAATTTGCCAGACGCGATACATTGCAGTCACACAGAAGgacacacactggagaaaagccatttcGATGTGATTTTTGTAGAGAACAATTTGCTCGTAGAGATACTTTACAATCTCATCGTCGGACACACACTGGTGAAAAACCATTCGTTTGTGAAATTTGTCGACGCCAGTTTGCTCAGAGAGATGCATTGCAGTGtcataaaagaacacatacaggagagaaaccatttcgaTGTGATCTTTGTGTTGAACGATTTGCTCGAAGGGACACGCTTCTATCTCACAAAAGAACACATACTGGTGAAAAACCATATTGTTGTGATGTTTGCCCAAAGCGCTTTGCTCAGAGAGATACTCTCCAGTGTCACAAGAGaactcacactggagaaaaaccattcagTTGTGATCATTGCCCCAAGAGTTTTTCTCAGCGAGACACCTTGCAGTGCCATCGAAggattcatacaggtgagaaaccattccACTGTGACTTGTGTGGTCAGAGATTTGCCCGGAGGGATACACTCCAATGTCACAGACGTACTCACACTGgcgaaaagccatatcattgcgaCGTGTGTCCTAAACAGTTTTCGCAGCGAGATACACTTCAGTGCCACAAAAGaacacacactggagaaaaacctttccaTTGTGACATCTGCGGAGACCAGTTTGCCCGGCGAGATACTTTGAAATGTCACATGCGCCGACACACTGGGGAGAGGCCGTTTCAGTGTGAAGTGTGTGCAGAACGATTTGCTCGTAAAGATACCCTTTGCTGTCACAAGCGGACTCACACATGTGAAAAGCCATTTCATTGTGAATACTGCATTCAACAGTTTGCACGGCGAGACACATTACaaacccatacacgcacacacactgggGAGAAACCTTATCAGTGTGGCATATGTGGGAAGCAGTTTGCTCGTACTGATGAGTTTGCGCGTCACAAAAGAACACACGGTACGGTACCCACTACACACAACACTGTTATCACGCCAATAACaacgcctcctcctcctccaccgccgccaccaataacaacaactacgaccactaccaccaccaccacaaaccaaCATCAAATCAACAGAAAACATAGCCACCCGCATTGTTCTGCAGCTACATTTATGCAAAACAATTTCATCCGAACACCAAACTGTGACAATACCAACAAAAGATACACTCCAGTTAGTAACTACATGTGGCAAGCTGTCTATATATAA